The Pseudomonas sp. R4-35-07 genome contains a region encoding:
- the ftsH gene encoding ATP-dependent zinc metalloprotease FtsH, producing the protein MAKNLILWLIIAAVLVTVMNNFSSPNEPQTLNYSDFIQQVKDGKVERVAVDGYVITGKRVDGDSFKTIRPAIQDNGLIGDLVDNKVVVEGKQPEQQSIWTQLLVASFPILVIIAVFMFFMRQMQGGAGGKGGPMSFGKSKARLLSEDQVKTTLADVAGCDEAKEEVGELVEFLRDPGKFQRLGGRIPRGVLMVGPPGTGKTLLAKAIAGEAKVPFFTISGSDFVEMFVGVGASRVRDMFEQAKKHAPCIIFIDEIDAVGRHRGAGMGGGHDEREQTLNQLLVEMDGFEMNDGIIVIAATNRPDVLDPALLRPGRFDRQVVVGLPDIRGREQILKVHMRKVPMGDDVAPGVIARGTPGFSGADLANLVNEASLFAARTGKRIVEMKEFELAKDKIMMGAERKSMVMSEKEKQNTAYHEAGHAIVGRVVPEHDPVYKVSIIPRGRALGVTMFLPEEDRYSLSKRALISQICSLYGGRIAEEMTLGFDGVTTGASNDIMRASQIARNMVTKWGLSEKLGPLMYAEEEGEVFLGRGGGGQSASFSGETAKLIDSEVRSIIDQCYGTARQILTDNRDKLDAMADALMKYETIDADQIDDIMAGRTPREPRDWEGGSGTSGTPPVVQNERPEAPIGGPAADH; encoded by the coding sequence ATGGCAAAGAATCTGATCCTGTGGTTGATCATCGCGGCTGTCCTGGTGACAGTGATGAACAACTTCTCCAGCCCTAACGAGCCGCAGACCCTCAACTATTCCGACTTCATCCAGCAAGTTAAGGATGGAAAGGTCGAGCGCGTAGCGGTTGATGGCTATGTGATTACCGGCAAGCGTGTCGATGGCGACAGCTTCAAGACCATTCGTCCGGCCATTCAGGACAACGGTCTGATCGGCGACTTGGTAGACAACAAGGTCGTCGTGGAAGGCAAGCAGCCTGAGCAGCAGAGCATCTGGACCCAGCTCCTGGTAGCCAGCTTCCCGATCCTGGTGATTATCGCCGTGTTCATGTTCTTCATGCGCCAGATGCAAGGTGGTGCGGGAGGCAAGGGCGGGCCGATGAGCTTCGGCAAGAGCAAGGCACGCCTGCTCTCGGAAGACCAGGTTAAAACGACCCTGGCGGATGTCGCCGGTTGCGACGAAGCCAAGGAAGAAGTGGGCGAACTGGTCGAGTTCCTGCGCGATCCGGGCAAGTTCCAGCGCCTGGGCGGGCGTATTCCTCGCGGCGTGCTGATGGTCGGCCCGCCGGGTACCGGTAAAACCTTGCTGGCCAAGGCGATTGCCGGCGAAGCCAAGGTGCCGTTCTTCACCATTTCCGGTTCTGACTTTGTCGAGATGTTCGTCGGCGTCGGTGCCAGCCGTGTTCGCGATATGTTCGAACAGGCCAAAAAGCACGCGCCATGCATCATCTTCATTGACGAAATCGACGCTGTTGGTCGCCACCGTGGCGCCGGCATGGGCGGCGGTCATGACGAACGTGAGCAGACCCTCAACCAGTTGCTGGTGGAGATGGATGGTTTCGAGATGAATGACGGCATTATCGTCATCGCCGCAACCAACCGTCCGGACGTATTGGACCCTGCGCTGCTGCGTCCAGGCCGTTTCGACCGTCAGGTGGTCGTGGGCTTGCCGGATATCCGTGGTCGCGAGCAGATCCTTAAAGTCCACATGCGCAAAGTGCCGATGGGCGACGACGTGGCTCCGGGCGTGATTGCCCGTGGTACGCCAGGCTTCTCCGGTGCCGACCTTGCCAACCTGGTGAACGAGGCTTCGTTGTTCGCGGCCCGCACCGGCAAGCGCATCGTTGAAATGAAAGAGTTCGAGTTGGCCAAGGACAAGATCATGATGGGCGCTGAGCGCAAATCCATGGTCATGTCCGAGAAAGAAAAACAGAACACCGCCTATCACGAGGCAGGTCACGCCATTGTTGGCCGCGTTGTGCCTGAGCATGACCCGGTCTACAAGGTGTCGATCATTCCACGCGGTCGTGCGTTGGGTGTGACGATGTTCCTGCCGGAAGAGGATCGTTACAGCCTCTCCAAGCGCGCCCTGATCAGCCAGATCTGCTCGCTGTACGGCGGTCGAATTGCGGAAGAAATGACCCTGGGCTTCGACGGGGTGACTACCGGCGCTTCCAACGACATCATGCGTGCCAGCCAGATCGCACGGAACATGGTGACCAAGTGGGGCTTGTCGGAAAAACTCGGTCCATTGATGTATGCCGAGGAAGAAGGCGAGGTATTCCTGGGACGTGGCGGTGGCGGTCAAAGCGCCAGTTTCTCGGGTGAGACAGCCAAGCTGATCGACTCCGAGGTGCGCAGCATCATTGACCAGTGCTACGGCACGGCCAGGCAGATCCTCACCGACAATCGCGACAAGCTGGACGCGATGGCAGATGCGCTGATGAAGTACGAGACCATTGATGCCGATCAGATCGACGACATCATGGCCGGTCGTACACCTCGGGAGCCGCGCGATTGGGAAGGTGGTTCGGGTACCTCGGGCACTCCGCCAGTGGTGCAGAATGAGCGTCCTGAAGCCCCGATCGGCGGCCCTGCAGCTGACCACTAA
- the rlmE gene encoding 23S rRNA (uridine(2552)-2'-O)-methyltransferase RlmE encodes MARSKTSLKWLQEHFNDPYVKKAQKDGYRSRASYKLLEIQDKDKLIRPGMSVIDLGAAPGGWSQVTSRLIGGQGRLIASDILEMDSIPDVTFVHGDFTQDAVLAQILEAVGNSQVDLVISDMAPNMSGLPAVDMPRAMFLCELALDLAGRVLRPGGDFLVKVFQGEGFDEYHKNIRKLFDKVQTRKPDSSRDRSREQYLLCRGFRGVEGAASEERF; translated from the coding sequence GTGGCCCGTTCCAAAACCAGCCTTAAGTGGCTACAAGAACATTTCAACGATCCTTACGTCAAAAAGGCGCAGAAGGACGGCTACCGTTCCCGGGCCAGTTACAAGCTGCTGGAGATCCAGGACAAGGACAAACTGATCCGGCCTGGCATGAGCGTTATCGACTTGGGGGCTGCTCCCGGTGGCTGGTCCCAGGTGACCAGTCGTCTGATTGGTGGGCAGGGCCGCTTGATCGCTTCCGACATCCTGGAAATGGACAGCATCCCGGATGTGACCTTTGTTCATGGGGACTTCACTCAGGACGCCGTGCTCGCGCAGATCCTCGAGGCCGTCGGAAATTCGCAGGTAGACCTTGTGATTTCCGACATGGCCCCCAATATGAGTGGATTACCGGCTGTTGATATGCCGCGCGCCATGTTCCTGTGCGAATTGGCACTGGATCTGGCTGGACGGGTGTTGCGTCCGGGTGGTGATTTTCTGGTCAAGGTCTTCCAGGGCGAAGGGTTTGACGAGTACCACAAGAACATCCGCAAGCTGTTTGACAAGGTTCAAACGCGTAAACCTGACTCTTCCCGGGACAGGTCCCGTGAGCAATACCTGCTCTGCCGCGGCTTTCGCGGTGTGGAAGGCGCGGCGAGCGAAGAGCGTTTTTGA
- a CDS encoding YhbY family RNA-binding protein, which translates to MPLTQEQKKQYKSIGHHLKPVLIVADNGLTEGVLAEFERALNDHELIKIKVNILDREARLAAIAELCKVGKADLVQVIGKMALLHRKNFNVNKQLSNVHRFK; encoded by the coding sequence ATGCCGCTCACTCAAGAGCAGAAGAAACAGTACAAATCCATTGGCCACCATTTGAAACCAGTTCTGATTGTGGCAGACAACGGTTTGACTGAAGGTGTGTTAGCCGAGTTCGAACGCGCACTCAATGATCATGAACTGATCAAGATCAAGGTCAACATCCTTGATCGCGAAGCGCGCCTGGCCGCCATTGCAGAACTGTGCAAGGTTGGCAAAGCGGACCTGGTTCAGGTTATCGGCAAGATGGCGCTGCTGCATCGCAAGAACTTCAACGTCAACAAGCAATTGTCGAACGTTCATCGCTTCAAATGA
- a CDS encoding MFS transporter has product MLWQLSQMLWVGGLWLLHIGVLPALGLIGLAPLLIDEIDGLLTTLLVSFAAACVTLQALVLVKAEGLGSLWRDIRGQLLLMALYACAMYCIVHVWLPQALRWQLFSYLVLGFSGLVLAIQPAPGWSGGAREARP; this is encoded by the coding sequence ATGCTGTGGCAACTTTCCCAGATGCTTTGGGTGGGTGGCCTATGGTTGTTGCATATTGGCGTGTTGCCGGCGCTGGGTTTAATAGGCCTGGCACCCTTGCTGATCGATGAGATCGACGGCTTGCTGACTACGTTGCTGGTGAGTTTTGCCGCAGCATGCGTGACGCTCCAGGCGTTGGTGCTGGTCAAGGCTGAAGGCTTGGGGAGTTTGTGGCGGGATATTCGCGGCCAACTGCTGTTGATGGCACTGTATGCGTGCGCAATGTATTGCATTGTGCATGTGTGGCTGCCGCAAGCGTTGCGCTGGCAGTTGTTCAGCTATCTTGTGCTAGGGTTTTCTGGCTTGGTGCTGGCGATACAGCCTGCGCCGGGATGGAGTGGCGGGGCGCGCGAAGCACGCCCTTGA
- the greA gene encoding transcription elongation factor GreA: MIKYPMTVQGAKALEEEHAHLTKVVRPKLSQDIGTARELGDLKENAEYHAAREQQGMVEARIRDIEGRMQNAVIIDVTTIPHTGKVIFGTTVEIANVETDERVVYQIVGEDEADFKLGKISVGSPLARALIAKEEGDVVAVKTPSGVIEYEIVEVRHI, translated from the coding sequence ATGATCAAATATCCAATGACCGTCCAGGGCGCCAAGGCCCTGGAAGAGGAGCACGCCCACCTGACCAAGGTCGTACGTCCAAAGCTGAGCCAGGACATCGGTACGGCCCGCGAACTGGGTGACTTGAAGGAAAACGCCGAATATCACGCTGCTCGCGAGCAGCAGGGTATGGTCGAGGCGCGGATCCGTGACATCGAAGGCCGCATGCAGAATGCGGTGATCATCGACGTCACGACCATCCCGCACACCGGCAAGGTGATTTTCGGCACCACGGTGGAAATCGCCAACGTCGAGACGGATGAGCGCGTTGTCTACCAAATCGTGGGCGAAGACGAGGCTGACTTCAAACTCGGCAAGATCTCTGTTGGTTCGCCGCTGGCCCGCGCCCTGATCGCCAAGGAAGAAGGCGACGTGGTTGCCGTAAAAACGCCGAGCGGCGTGATCGAGTACGAGATTGTCGAAGTTCGTCACATCTGA
- the carB gene encoding carbamoyl-phosphate synthase large subunit: protein MPKRTDIKSILILGAGPIVIGQACEFDYSGAQACKALREEGYRVILVNSNPATIMTDPAMADATYIEPIKWQTVAKIIEKERPDALLPTMGGQTALNCALDLEREGVLEKFGVEMIGANADTIDKAEDRSRFDKAMKSIGLDCPRSGIAHSMEEANAVLEKLGFPCIIRPSFTMGGTGGGIAYNREEFEEICARGLDLSPTKELLIDESLIGWKEYEMEVVRDKKDNCIIVCSIENFDPMGVHTGDSITVAPAQTLTDKEYQIMRNASLAVLREIGVETGGSNVQFGICPDTGRMVVIEMNPRVSRSSALASKATGFPIARIAAKLAIGYTLDELQNEITGGAMPASFEPSIDYVVTKLPRFAFEKFPKADARLTTQMKSVGEVMAIGRTFQESLQKALRGLEVGVCGLDEKLDLSNPESMSILKRELTVPGAERIWYVADAFRAGLSVEDIFGMNMIDPWFLVQIEDLIKEEEKVKTLGLSSIDRDLMFRLKRKGFSDQRLAKLLGVTEKNLRTHRHKLDIFPVYKRVDTCAAEFATDTAYMYSTYEEECEAAPSDRDKIIILGGGPNRIGQGIEFDYCCVHAALALREDGYETIMVNCNPETVSTDYDTSDRLYFEPVTLEDVLEICRVEKPKGVIVQYGGQTPLKLARALEAAGVPIIGTSPDAIDRAEDRERFQQMVERLNLRQPPNATVRSEDEAIRAASKIGYPLVVRPSYVLGGRAMEIVYEEDELKRYLRDAVKVSNDSPVLLDHFLNCAIEMDVDAVCDGTDVVIGAIMQHIEQAGVHSGDSACSLPPYSLPAHIQDEMREQVKKMALELGVVGLMNVQLALQGEDIYVIEVNPRASRTVPFVSKCIGVSLAMIAARVMAGKTLKEIGFTKEIIPNFYSVKEAVFPFAKFPGVDPILGPEMKSTGEVMGVGDTFGEAFAKAQMGASEVLPTGGTAFISVRDDDKPLVAGVARDLINLGFEVVATAGTAKLIEAAGLKVRRVNKVTEGRPHVVDMIKNDEVTLIINTTEGRQSIADSYSIRRNALQHKIYCTTTIAAGEAICEALKFGPEKTVRRLQDLHAGLKA, encoded by the coding sequence ATGCCAAAACGTACAGACATAAAAAGCATCCTGATTCTCGGCGCTGGCCCGATCGTGATCGGCCAGGCCTGCGAATTCGACTACTCCGGCGCCCAGGCCTGTAAAGCCCTGCGCGAGGAGGGCTACCGCGTCATCCTGGTGAACTCCAACCCGGCCACCATCATGACCGACCCGGCCATGGCCGACGCCACCTACATCGAACCGATCAAATGGCAGACCGTGGCCAAGATCATCGAGAAAGAGCGTCCGGACGCGCTGTTGCCGACCATGGGCGGCCAGACTGCACTGAACTGCGCCCTGGACCTGGAGCGCGAAGGCGTCCTGGAAAAGTTCGGCGTAGAGATGATCGGTGCCAACGCCGACACCATCGACAAGGCTGAAGACCGTTCGCGTTTCGACAAGGCGATGAAGTCCATCGGCCTTGATTGCCCGCGCTCCGGTATCGCCCACAGCATGGAAGAGGCCAACGCTGTTCTCGAAAAGCTCGGCTTTCCGTGCATTATCCGTCCGTCCTTCACCATGGGCGGCACCGGTGGCGGCATTGCCTACAACCGTGAAGAGTTCGAAGAAATCTGCGCTCGTGGCCTGGACCTGTCGCCGACCAAAGAGCTGCTGATCGACGAATCCCTGATCGGCTGGAAAGAATACGAGATGGAGGTTGTCCGCGATAAGAAGGACAACTGCATCATCGTCTGCTCCATCGAAAACTTCGACCCGATGGGCGTGCATACCGGTGACTCGATCACCGTGGCTCCAGCGCAGACCTTGACGGACAAGGAATACCAGATCATGCGTAACGCCTCGTTGGCGGTATTGCGTGAGATCGGCGTTGAAACCGGTGGTTCCAACGTTCAGTTCGGCATCTGCCCGGACACAGGCCGCATGGTCGTGATCGAGATGAACCCGCGTGTATCGCGCTCGTCGGCGCTGGCCTCGAAAGCGACCGGTTTCCCGATTGCGCGTATCGCTGCCAAGCTGGCGATCGGTTACACCCTGGACGAGCTGCAAAACGAAATCACGGGCGGCGCCATGCCGGCCTCTTTCGAGCCGTCTATCGACTACGTTGTGACCAAGCTGCCGCGCTTTGCCTTCGAAAAATTCCCCAAGGCTGATGCGCGCCTGACCACCCAGATGAAGTCTGTCGGTGAAGTCATGGCAATCGGCCGCACGTTCCAGGAATCCCTGCAGAAAGCCCTGCGCGGCCTGGAAGTCGGTGTTTGCGGCCTGGACGAAAAGCTCGACCTGAGCAACCCGGAAAGCATGAGCATCCTCAAGCGCGAGCTGACCGTGCCGGGCGCCGAGCGTATCTGGTACGTGGCTGACGCTTTCCGCGCCGGCCTGAGCGTCGAAGATATCTTCGGCATGAACATGATCGACCCGTGGTTCCTGGTGCAGATCGAAGACCTGATCAAGGAAGAAGAGAAGGTCAAGACCCTCGGTCTTTCGTCGATCGACCGCGACCTGATGTTCCGCCTCAAGCGCAAAGGCTTCTCCGACCAACGCCTGGCCAAGCTGCTGGGTGTGACCGAGAAGAACCTGCGTACCCATCGCCACAAGCTGGATATCTTCCCGGTCTACAAGCGCGTTGACACCTGCGCAGCCGAGTTCGCCACCGACACGGCGTACATGTACTCCACCTATGAGGAAGAGTGCGAAGCCGCGCCGTCGGACCGCGACAAGATCATCATCCTCGGTGGTGGTCCGAACCGTATCGGCCAGGGCATCGAGTTCGACTATTGCTGCGTACACGCCGCCCTTGCACTGCGCGAAGACGGGTACGAGACCATCATGGTCAACTGCAACCCGGAAACTGTTTCCACTGACTACGACACTTCCGACCGCCTGTATTTCGAGCCGGTAACACTGGAAGACGTATTGGAAATCTGCCGCGTCGAGAAGCCAAAAGGCGTAATCGTCCAGTACGGCGGGCAAACCCCGTTGAAACTGGCGCGTGCCCTGGAAGCGGCTGGCGTGCCGATCATCGGTACCAGCCCGGACGCCATCGACCGAGCTGAAGACCGCGAGCGCTTCCAGCAAATGGTCGAGCGCCTGAACCTGCGCCAGCCGCCGAACGCCACCGTGCGCAGCGAAGACGAAGCCATCCGCGCAGCCAGCAAGATCGGCTACCCGCTGGTGGTGCGTCCGTCCTACGTACTGGGCGGCCGTGCCATGGAGATCGTCTACGAAGAAGACGAACTCAAGCGCTACCTGCGTGACGCGGTGAAAGTGTCCAACGACAGCCCTGTGCTGCTCGACCACTTCCTCAACTGCGCCATCGAAATGGACGTAGATGCGGTTTGTGACGGCACTGATGTGGTGATCGGCGCGATCATGCAGCACATTGAACAGGCTGGCGTTCATTCCGGTGACTCCGCCTGCTCGCTGCCGCCTTACTCGTTGCCTGCGCATATCCAGGACGAGATGCGCGAACAGGTCAAGAAAATGGCCCTGGAACTGGGTGTGGTCGGCCTGATGAACGTACAGTTGGCGCTGCAAGGCGAAGACATCTACGTCATCGAAGTCAACCCGCGCGCTTCGCGTACCGTGCCGTTCGTTTCCAAGTGTATCGGTGTTTCCCTGGCTATGATCGCTGCCCGCGTAATGGCCGGTAAGACATTGAAGGAAATCGGCTTCACCAAGGAAATCATTCCGAACTTCTACAGCGTGAAAGAGGCGGTGTTCCCATTCGCCAAGTTCCCTGGCGTGGACCCGATCCTCGGCCCAGAGATGAAGTCCACCGGTGAAGTGATGGGCGTGGGTGACACCTTCGGCGAAGCGTTCGCCAAGGCTCAGATGGGCGCCAGCGAAGTGCTGCCGACCGGCGGTACTGCGTTCATCAGCGTGCGTGATGACGACAAGCCACTGGTTGCGGGTGTAGCCCGTGATCTGATCAACTTGGGCTTTGAAGTCGTGGCTACCGCCGGGACCGCCAAGCTGATCGAGGCTGCCGGCCTGAAAGTGCGCCGCGTGAACAAGGTGACCGAAGGCCGTCCGCACGTGGTCGACATGATCAAGAATGACGAAGTCACGCTGATCATCAACACCACCGAAGGTCGCCAGTCGATCGCCGACTCCTACTCCATTCGCCGTAATGCCTTGCAGCACAAGATCTACTGCACCACCACCATTGCTGCAGGCGAAGCCATCTGCGAAGCGCTCAAGTTCGGTCCGGAAAAGACCGTGCGTCGCTTGCAGGATCTACACGCAGGATTGAAGGCATGA
- the carA gene encoding glutamine-hydrolyzing carbamoyl-phosphate synthase small subunit → MTKPAILALADGSIFRGEAIGADGQTVGEVVFNTAMTGYQEILTDPSYAQQIVTLTYPHIGNTGTTPEDVESDRVWSAGLVIRDLPLVASNWRNTMSLSDYLKANNVVAIAGIDTRRLTRILREKGSQNGCIMVGDNISEEAAIAAAQGFPGLKGMDLAKVVSVKEQYEWRSTVWDLKTDSHATIDAAELPYHVVAYDYGVKYNILRMLVARGCRVTVVPAQTPASEVLALQPDGVFLSNGPGDPEPCDYAIQAIKEVLETEIPVFGICLGHQLLALASGAKTLKMGHGHHGANHPVQDLDTGVVMITSQNHGFAVDEATLPANVRAIHKSLFDGSLQGIERTDKSAFSFQGHPEASPGPNDVAPLFDRFINEMAKRR, encoded by the coding sequence TTGACTAAGCCAGCCATACTCGCCCTTGCTGATGGCAGCATTTTTCGCGGCGAAGCCATTGGAGCCGACGGTCAAACCGTTGGAGAGGTGGTGTTTAACACTGCCATGACCGGCTATCAGGAAATCCTTACCGATCCTTCCTACGCCCAACAGATCGTCACCCTGACCTATCCGCACATCGGCAACACCGGTACTACACCGGAAGACGTCGAGTCTGATCGTGTCTGGTCGGCAGGTCTGGTGATTCGTGACCTGCCTCTGGTGGCGAGCAACTGGCGTAACACGATGTCGCTGTCCGATTACCTGAAAGCCAACAACGTGGTGGCGATCGCCGGTATCGATACGCGCCGCCTCACGCGCATCCTGCGTGAAAAAGGCTCGCAGAATGGCTGCATCATGGTCGGTGACAATATTTCCGAAGAGGCGGCGATTGCCGCGGCGCAAGGGTTCCCTGGCCTGAAGGGCATGGACCTGGCGAAAGTCGTCAGCGTCAAAGAGCAGTACGAATGGCGCTCCACTGTTTGGGACCTGAAGACCGACAGTCACGCGACCATCGACGCGGCCGAGCTTCCATACCATGTGGTTGCCTACGACTACGGCGTCAAATACAACATCCTGCGCATGCTGGTTGCACGGGGCTGCCGCGTAACCGTGGTGCCTGCACAAACCCCGGCCAGTGAAGTGCTCGCCCTGCAGCCGGACGGTGTGTTCCTGTCCAACGGCCCAGGCGACCCCGAGCCATGCGACTACGCCATCCAGGCGATCAAGGAAGTGCTGGAAACCGAGATCCCGGTATTCGGCATCTGCCTGGGCCACCAGTTGCTGGCCCTGGCTTCCGGCGCCAAGACCCTGAAAATGGGGCACGGCCACCACGGCGCCAACCACCCGGTGCAAGACCTGGATACTGGCGTTGTAATGATCACCAGCCAGAACCACGGTTTTGCGGTGGATGAAGCGACCTTGCCGGCTAACGTGCGCGCCATTCACAAGTCGCTGTTCGACGGCTCCCTGCAAGGCATCGAGCGCACCGACAAGAGCGCGTTCAGCTTCCAGGGCCACCCTGAAGCCAGCCCGGGCCCGAACGACGTAGCGCCGCTGTTCGACCGTTTCATCAATGAGATGGCCAAGCGACGCTGA
- the dapB gene encoding 4-hydroxy-tetrahydrodipicolinate reductase, which produces MRRIAVMGAAGRMGKTLVEAVQQRSPASGLTAAIVRPGSTLIGADAGELASLGRIGVSLSGNLEQVADEFDVLIDFTLPEVMLKNLAFCRKAGKAMVIGTTGLTAEQKQLLVEAGKDIPVVFAANFSVGVNLSLKLLDMAARVLGDEADIEIIETHHRHKIDAPSGTALRMGEAIADALGRDLSKVAVYGREGHTGARARDTIGFATVRGGDVVGDHTVLFATEGERLEITHKASSRMTFAKGAVRAALWLEGREPGLYDMRDVLDLH; this is translated from the coding sequence ATGCGACGTATAGCCGTAATGGGCGCTGCCGGGCGCATGGGCAAGACGCTGGTCGAAGCGGTGCAGCAGCGCTCGCCGGCGTCCGGGCTGACCGCGGCGATCGTTCGCCCGGGCAGCACGTTGATCGGTGCGGATGCCGGTGAGTTGGCCTCGCTGGGCCGTATCGGCGTTTCGTTGTCCGGCAACCTGGAGCAGGTGGCTGACGAGTTCGACGTATTGATCGATTTCACGCTGCCGGAGGTGATGCTGAAAAACTTGGCGTTCTGTCGTAAGGCAGGCAAGGCGATGGTCATCGGTACCACCGGTTTGACGGCTGAGCAGAAGCAATTGCTGGTAGAGGCGGGCAAGGATATCCCTGTGGTCTTCGCTGCGAACTTCAGCGTGGGGGTGAACCTTTCCCTCAAGTTGCTGGACATGGCCGCTCGCGTATTGGGTGATGAGGCGGATATCGAGATTATCGAAACCCATCATCGTCACAAGATCGATGCCCCGTCCGGGACTGCTTTGCGCATGGGCGAGGCTATCGCCGATGCATTGGGGCGTGACCTGTCGAAAGTGGCGGTGTATGGCCGCGAGGGGCACACCGGTGCCCGCGCGCGCGACACCATTGGGTTTGCGACAGTGCGCGGTGGTGATGTGGTGGGTGATCACACTGTGCTGTTCGCCACTGAGGGCGAGCGCCTTGAGATCACGCACAAGGCGTCCAGCCGCATGACGTTCGCCAAGGGTGCGGTACGTGCTGCGCTTTGGCTGGAGGGGCGCGAGCCTGGGCTGTACGACATGCGCGACGTGCTCGACCTGCACTAA
- the dnaJ gene encoding molecular chaperone DnaJ, whose product MAKRDYYEVLGVERGCADADLKKAYRRLAMKHHPDRNPDSKESEEMFKEANEAYECLSDPNKRAAYDQYGHAGVDPSMGGGGAGFGGQNFSDIFGDVFSDFFGGGRGGQRGGAQRGSDLRYTLELNLEEAVRGTSVNIRVPTLVNCKPCDGSGAKKGSSPITCPTCGGIGQVRMQQGFFSVQQTCPRCHGQGKIISDPCDSCHGEGRVEEYKTLSVKVPAGVDTGDRIRLSGEGEAGAQGGPTGDLYVVINVREHSIFQRDGKHLFCEVPISFVDAALGGELEIPTLDGRVKLKIPEGTQTGKQFRIRGKGVAPVRGGGAGDLMCRVAVETPVNLNRRQRELLEEFRSSLAGDDSHSPKTTGFFDGVKRFFGDL is encoded by the coding sequence ATGGCAAAGCGTGACTATTACGAAGTATTGGGTGTGGAGCGTGGCTGCGCCGACGCGGACCTGAAAAAGGCTTACCGCCGCCTGGCAATGAAGCACCACCCGGACCGTAATCCGGATAGCAAAGAATCCGAAGAAATGTTCAAAGAGGCCAATGAGGCCTACGAATGTCTGTCTGATCCGAACAAGCGTGCAGCCTACGACCAGTATGGGCATGCCGGTGTCGACCCAAGCATGGGCGGCGGCGGTGCCGGTTTTGGTGGGCAGAACTTCTCCGATATTTTCGGCGATGTGTTCAGTGATTTCTTCGGCGGTGGCCGTGGCGGCCAGCGTGGCGGTGCCCAGCGTGGCAGCGACTTGCGCTACACCTTGGAGCTGAACCTGGAAGAGGCCGTGCGCGGCACCAGCGTCAATATCCGTGTACCGACGCTGGTCAACTGCAAGCCGTGCGACGGTTCGGGTGCAAAGAAAGGCTCTTCGCCCATCACCTGCCCGACATGCGGTGGCATCGGTCAGGTGCGTATGCAGCAGGGCTTCTTCTCGGTGCAGCAAACCTGCCCGCGCTGCCATGGCCAGGGCAAGATCATCTCCGATCCGTGCGACTCCTGCCATGGCGAAGGCCGTGTCGAAGAGTACAAGACGCTGTCGGTGAAGGTGCCGGCGGGCGTGGATACCGGCGACCGCATTCGTCTGTCGGGCGAGGGGGAGGCGGGTGCCCAGGGTGGGCCCACGGGCGACCTGTACGTGGTCATCAATGTGCGCGAGCACTCGATCTTCCAGCGCGATGGCAAGCATCTGTTCTGTGAAGTGCCGATCAGCTTTGTGGATGCGGCCCTGGGTGGCGAGCTGGAAATTCCGACCCTCGATGGGCGGGTCAAGCTCAAGATCCCTGAGGGCACGCAGACCGGCAAGCAGTTCCGCATCCGTGGCAAAGGCGTTGCGCCAGTGCGCGGTGGTGGGGCGGGCGACTTGATGTGTCGTGTGGCGGTAGAAACGCCCGTCAATTTGAATCGCCGTCAGCGCGAGCTGCTTGAAGAGTTCCGCAGTTCGTTAGCGGGTGATGACTCCCACTCGCCAAAAACCACGGGCTTTTTCGATGGCGTGAAGCGCTTCTTCGGCGATCTGTAA